A window from Hemicordylus capensis ecotype Gifberg chromosome 2, rHemCap1.1.pri, whole genome shotgun sequence encodes these proteins:
- the KIF19 gene encoding kinesin-like protein KIF19 isoform X3: protein MEMGGRRKTKVALRIRPISMAELEEGATLIAHKVDGQMVVLMDPMEDPDDVLRANRSREKSYMFDVAFDFAATQEMVYRATTKGLIEGVISGYNATVFAYGPTGCGKTYTMLGTDNEPGIYVRTLNDLFHAIEETSNDMEYEVSMSYLEIYNEMIRDLLNPSLGYLDLREDSKGIIQVAGITEVSTINAKEIMQLLMKGNKQRMQEPTAANRTSSRSHAVLQVTVRQKSRVKNIMQEVRVGRLFMIDLAGSERASQTQNRGQRMKEGAHINRSLLALGNCINALSDRAGVKYVNYRDSKLTRLLKDSLGGNSRTVMIAHISPASNAFEESRSTLTYAERAKSIRTTVKRNLLNVSYHIAQYTSIIADLRSEIQRLQRKIEQQEPRPMRPDIRSIQAEVQLHGNSFERQEMDQLREQLISTFREQMDVRRHLMELENNYMEIQIESSRHLLVIADWEQEKARRAQKWREEQRKESYSKDESEKDSDTGDDLSDVPEPQEVTLAREHITALLGEQDKLHKQKAELERRFWEVRQRGHRLEEALPWRISSEEQREVLSLLCKVHELEVENTAIQSGALLKDNLIRHQERTVRRFERHHSLCHRIIHEQRQVIHESQLLVPSHLEELYQAYLHELEEGNLDRVAAIDRAAARALKETSVPKLPPLPVESILDSDQESVRTLGSEYQQPPRRDSRRNTLPPLVPETDSEASQVFKTSPRARQIKNSVVVTPPPIHVNGMISQEHVPRDSLVSLGSQRNSSPDSSDHCSDGILACGERKAIVSGTKSIAVKAARRRSRVLESDRLNLLEPTKECSRLSLHSLSESEDPLCRETPALCQPPSPSLQHAVSEDNLSSSTGETVPRRSAPRRSPGHWLQASKKGNKKLEKREESLEVKRRKRRSRSFEVTGHRLPCPKNNAARHHPLESSSEHKIMAAGGTLGTRGIGKAAVQFSRVRLLQAQPTSGPSEASSLSVTSNQTGISRKTAQVSQRPRLNYITVNGTNPHGKEGRNRRC from the exons ATGGTGGTCCTAATGGATCCAATGGAAGATCCTGATGACGTGCTCCGCGCCAACCGGTCTCGAGAGAAATCCTATATGTTTGATGTAGCCTTTGATTTTGCTGCTACCCAG GAGATGGTCTACCGTGCCACCACCAAAGGCCTCATTGAAGGTGTCATCTCTGGCTACAATGCTACCGTTTTTGCCTATGGCCCTACTG GCTGTGGAAAGACCTATACTATGCTTGGCACAGACAACGAACCTGGCATTTATGTACGGACGCTCAATGATCTCTTCCATGCTATCGAGGAGACCAGCAATGACATGGAGTATGAAGTGTCCATGTCCTACCTGGAG ATCTACAATGAGATGATCCGGGACCTGCTCAACCCCTCCCTGGGCTACCTGGACCTGCGTGAGGATTCCAAGGGCATCATTCAAGTGGCTGGGATTACTGAGGTGTCCACCATCAATGCTAAGGAG ATAATGCAGCTGCTGATGAAAGGCAATAAGCAACGGATGCAGGAGCCAACAGCAGCCAACCGGACTTCCTCACGCTCCCATGCGGTGCTACAGGTTACCGTGCGTCAGAAGAGCCGTGTCAAGAATATTATGCAGGAGGTGCGCGTGGGCCGACTCTTCATGATTGACTTAGCTGGCTCTGAACGGGCCTCGCAG ACTCAGAACCGCGGGCAGCGAATGAAGGAGGGGGCTCACATCAACCGCTCCCTGCTGGCTCTTGGCAACTGCATCAATGCACTCAGTGACAGGGCAGGGGTCAAGTATGTCAATTATCGGGACAGTAAGCTCACCCGCCTTCTGAAG GACTCGCTGGGCGGAAACAGCCGGACAGTGATGATCGCTCACATCAGCCCTGCCAGCAATGCCTTCGAAGAGTCACGGAGCACCCTGACCTATGCCGAGCGTGCCAAGAGTATCCGCACCACG gTAAAGCGTAACCTTCTTAATGTTTCATATCACATTGCCCAGTACACGAGTATCATTGCTGACCTGCGTAGTGAAATTCAGCGGCTGCAGCGTAAGATTGAACAGCAGGAGCCACGCCCAATGCGACCTGACATACGTAGTATTCAAG CTGAAGTACAACTCCACGGTAACTCCTTTGAGAGGCAGGAGATGGATCAGCTACGAGAACAGCTGATTAGCACCTTCCGGGAGCAGATGGATGTACGGCGCCACCTCATGGAGCTGGAGAACAATTACATGGAGATCCAGATTGAGAGCTCCCGCCACCTACTCGTTATTGCTGA CTGGGAGCAGGAAAAGGCACGTCGGGCACAGAAATGGCGAGAAGAACAGAGGAAAGAGAGCTACAGCAAAGATGAAAGCGAGAAAGACTCTGACACCGGTGACGACCTCTCAGATGTGCCAGAGCCCCAGGAAGTGACACTAGCTAGGGAACACATCACCGCCCTCCTGGGAGAACAGGATAAACTTCATAAGCAGAAG gcagagctggagaggcGGTTCTGGGAAGTCCGGCAGCGAGGGCACCGGCTGGAGGAGGCTTTGCCCTGGCGCATCAGCTCAGAAGAGCAGCGAGAAGTCCTGAGCCTGCTCTGTAAGGTCCATGAGTTGGAGGTGGAGAACACAGCCATACAGTCGGGTGCCCTGCTCAAGGACAACCTCATCCGGCACCAAGAGCGAACTGTGCGCCGCTTTGAGCGCCACCACAGCCTTTGCCACCGCATAATCCACGAACAACGGCAGGTCATTCATG AGTCTCAGCTTTTGGTGCCATCTCACCTGGAAGAACTGTATCAAGCCTACCTGCATGAGCTGGAGGAAGGCAACTTGGACCGTGTTGCTGCCATTGACCGTGCAGCTGCTAGGGCCCTCAAG GAGACATCTGTGCCAaagctccccccactcccagtggAAAGTATCCTGGACTCTGACCAAGAGAGCGTAAGGACACTGGGCTCTGAGTATCAGCAGCCGCCTCGACGGGATTCACGGAGGAACACTCTCCCACCCCTTGTACCAGAGACAGACAG TGAAGCCAGCCAGGTGTTCAAGACCAGTCCACGAGCGCGGCAGATCAAGAATTCGGTGGTAGTGACACCTCCTCCTATCCATGTCAACGGCATGATCAGCCAAGAG CATGTACCCCGAGACAGCCTGGTGAGCCTGGGCAGCCAACGAAATTCCTCCCCTGACAGCAGCGATCATTGTTCTGATGGCATCCTCGCATGTGGAG AACGCAAGGCAATAGTGAGTGGCACCAAAAGCATTGCCGTGAAGGCTGCCCGACGCCGCTCCCGCGTGCTGGAGTCTGACCGACTGAACCTGCTGGAGCCAACCAAGGAGTGCAGTCGCCTTTCCCTGCACTCTCTGAGTGAGAGCGAGGACCCCTTGTGCCGGGAGACTCCTGCTCTCtgccagccccccagccccagcctgcAGCATGCTGTTAGCGAGGACAACCTCTCCAGCAGCACCGGTGAGACTGTCCCGAGAAGGAGTGCCCCCAGACGCTCTCCTGGCCACTGGCTTCAAGCTAGCAAAAAGGGAAACAAGAAACTGGAGAAGAGGGAAGAATCGCTGGAGGTGAAGAGGAGGAAGCGAAGGTCACGGTCTTTTGAGGTCACTGGCCACAGG CTCCCATGTCCAAAGAACAATGCTGCCCGCCATCATCCACTAGAAAGCAGTTCTGAGCACAAGATCATGGCAGCAGGAGGGACACTCGGCACCCGCGGCATCGGAAAAGCTGCAGTGCAGTTCTCCAGAGTGAGGCTCCTGCAGGCCCAGCCAACGTCAG GCCCCAGTGAGGCCTCTTCTCTCTCTGTCACCTCCAACCAAACTGGTATCTCCAGGAAAACGGCCCAAGTCAGCCAGCGCCCACGTCTGAACTATATCACAGTGAATGGCACCAACCCACACGGCAAGGAGGGCAGAAACCGACGGTGTTAA
- the KIF19 gene encoding kinesin-like protein KIF19 isoform X1, with the protein MLQSLSNENTWVNKVRQVALRIRPISMAELEEGATLIAHKVDGQMVVLMDPMEDPDDVLRANRSREKSYMFDVAFDFAATQEMVYRATTKGLIEGVISGYNATVFAYGPTGCGKTYTMLGTDNEPGIYVRTLNDLFHAIEETSNDMEYEVSMSYLEIYNEMIRDLLNPSLGYLDLREDSKGIIQVAGITEVSTINAKEIMQLLMKGNKQRMQEPTAANRTSSRSHAVLQVTVRQKSRVKNIMQEVRVGRLFMIDLAGSERASQTQNRGQRMKEGAHINRSLLALGNCINALSDRAGVKYVNYRDSKLTRLLKDSLGGNSRTVMIAHISPASNAFEESRSTLTYAERAKSIRTTVKRNLLNVSYHIAQYTSIIADLRSEIQRLQRKIEQQEPRPMRPDIRSIQAEVQLHGNSFERQEMDQLREQLISTFREQMDVRRHLMELENNYMEIQIESSRHLLVIADWEQEKARRAQKWREEQRKESYSKDESEKDSDTGDDLSDVPEPQEVTLAREHITALLGEQDKLHKQKAELERRFWEVRQRGHRLEEALPWRISSEEQREVLSLLCKVHELEVENTAIQSGALLKDNLIRHQERTVRRFERHHSLCHRIIHEQRQVIHESQLLVPSHLEELYQAYLHELEEGNLDRVAAIDRAAARALKETSVPKLPPLPVESILDSDQESVRTLGSEYQQPPRRDSRRNTLPPLVPETDSEASQVFKTSPRARQIKNSVVVTPPPIHVNGMISQEHVPRDSLVSLGSQRNSSPDSSDHCSDGILACGERKAIVSGTKSIAVKAARRRSRVLESDRLNLLEPTKECSRLSLHSLSESEDPLCRETPALCQPPSPSLQHAVSEDNLSSSTGETVPRRSAPRRSPGHWLQASKKGNKKLEKREESLEVKRRKRRSRSFEVTGHRLPCPKNNAARHHPLESSSEHKIMAAGGTLGTRGIGKAAVQFSRVRLLQAQPTSGPSEASSLSVTSNQTGISRKTAQVSQRPRLNYITVNGTNPHGKEGRNRRC; encoded by the exons ATGGTGGTCCTAATGGATCCAATGGAAGATCCTGATGACGTGCTCCGCGCCAACCGGTCTCGAGAGAAATCCTATATGTTTGATGTAGCCTTTGATTTTGCTGCTACCCAG GAGATGGTCTACCGTGCCACCACCAAAGGCCTCATTGAAGGTGTCATCTCTGGCTACAATGCTACCGTTTTTGCCTATGGCCCTACTG GCTGTGGAAAGACCTATACTATGCTTGGCACAGACAACGAACCTGGCATTTATGTACGGACGCTCAATGATCTCTTCCATGCTATCGAGGAGACCAGCAATGACATGGAGTATGAAGTGTCCATGTCCTACCTGGAG ATCTACAATGAGATGATCCGGGACCTGCTCAACCCCTCCCTGGGCTACCTGGACCTGCGTGAGGATTCCAAGGGCATCATTCAAGTGGCTGGGATTACTGAGGTGTCCACCATCAATGCTAAGGAG ATAATGCAGCTGCTGATGAAAGGCAATAAGCAACGGATGCAGGAGCCAACAGCAGCCAACCGGACTTCCTCACGCTCCCATGCGGTGCTACAGGTTACCGTGCGTCAGAAGAGCCGTGTCAAGAATATTATGCAGGAGGTGCGCGTGGGCCGACTCTTCATGATTGACTTAGCTGGCTCTGAACGGGCCTCGCAG ACTCAGAACCGCGGGCAGCGAATGAAGGAGGGGGCTCACATCAACCGCTCCCTGCTGGCTCTTGGCAACTGCATCAATGCACTCAGTGACAGGGCAGGGGTCAAGTATGTCAATTATCGGGACAGTAAGCTCACCCGCCTTCTGAAG GACTCGCTGGGCGGAAACAGCCGGACAGTGATGATCGCTCACATCAGCCCTGCCAGCAATGCCTTCGAAGAGTCACGGAGCACCCTGACCTATGCCGAGCGTGCCAAGAGTATCCGCACCACG gTAAAGCGTAACCTTCTTAATGTTTCATATCACATTGCCCAGTACACGAGTATCATTGCTGACCTGCGTAGTGAAATTCAGCGGCTGCAGCGTAAGATTGAACAGCAGGAGCCACGCCCAATGCGACCTGACATACGTAGTATTCAAG CTGAAGTACAACTCCACGGTAACTCCTTTGAGAGGCAGGAGATGGATCAGCTACGAGAACAGCTGATTAGCACCTTCCGGGAGCAGATGGATGTACGGCGCCACCTCATGGAGCTGGAGAACAATTACATGGAGATCCAGATTGAGAGCTCCCGCCACCTACTCGTTATTGCTGA CTGGGAGCAGGAAAAGGCACGTCGGGCACAGAAATGGCGAGAAGAACAGAGGAAAGAGAGCTACAGCAAAGATGAAAGCGAGAAAGACTCTGACACCGGTGACGACCTCTCAGATGTGCCAGAGCCCCAGGAAGTGACACTAGCTAGGGAACACATCACCGCCCTCCTGGGAGAACAGGATAAACTTCATAAGCAGAAG gcagagctggagaggcGGTTCTGGGAAGTCCGGCAGCGAGGGCACCGGCTGGAGGAGGCTTTGCCCTGGCGCATCAGCTCAGAAGAGCAGCGAGAAGTCCTGAGCCTGCTCTGTAAGGTCCATGAGTTGGAGGTGGAGAACACAGCCATACAGTCGGGTGCCCTGCTCAAGGACAACCTCATCCGGCACCAAGAGCGAACTGTGCGCCGCTTTGAGCGCCACCACAGCCTTTGCCACCGCATAATCCACGAACAACGGCAGGTCATTCATG AGTCTCAGCTTTTGGTGCCATCTCACCTGGAAGAACTGTATCAAGCCTACCTGCATGAGCTGGAGGAAGGCAACTTGGACCGTGTTGCTGCCATTGACCGTGCAGCTGCTAGGGCCCTCAAG GAGACATCTGTGCCAaagctccccccactcccagtggAAAGTATCCTGGACTCTGACCAAGAGAGCGTAAGGACACTGGGCTCTGAGTATCAGCAGCCGCCTCGACGGGATTCACGGAGGAACACTCTCCCACCCCTTGTACCAGAGACAGACAG TGAAGCCAGCCAGGTGTTCAAGACCAGTCCACGAGCGCGGCAGATCAAGAATTCGGTGGTAGTGACACCTCCTCCTATCCATGTCAACGGCATGATCAGCCAAGAG CATGTACCCCGAGACAGCCTGGTGAGCCTGGGCAGCCAACGAAATTCCTCCCCTGACAGCAGCGATCATTGTTCTGATGGCATCCTCGCATGTGGAG AACGCAAGGCAATAGTGAGTGGCACCAAAAGCATTGCCGTGAAGGCTGCCCGACGCCGCTCCCGCGTGCTGGAGTCTGACCGACTGAACCTGCTGGAGCCAACCAAGGAGTGCAGTCGCCTTTCCCTGCACTCTCTGAGTGAGAGCGAGGACCCCTTGTGCCGGGAGACTCCTGCTCTCtgccagccccccagccccagcctgcAGCATGCTGTTAGCGAGGACAACCTCTCCAGCAGCACCGGTGAGACTGTCCCGAGAAGGAGTGCCCCCAGACGCTCTCCTGGCCACTGGCTTCAAGCTAGCAAAAAGGGAAACAAGAAACTGGAGAAGAGGGAAGAATCGCTGGAGGTGAAGAGGAGGAAGCGAAGGTCACGGTCTTTTGAGGTCACTGGCCACAGG CTCCCATGTCCAAAGAACAATGCTGCCCGCCATCATCCACTAGAAAGCAGTTCTGAGCACAAGATCATGGCAGCAGGAGGGACACTCGGCACCCGCGGCATCGGAAAAGCTGCAGTGCAGTTCTCCAGAGTGAGGCTCCTGCAGGCCCAGCCAACGTCAG GCCCCAGTGAGGCCTCTTCTCTCTCTGTCACCTCCAACCAAACTGGTATCTCCAGGAAAACGGCCCAAGTCAGCCAGCGCCCACGTCTGAACTATATCACAGTGAATGGCACCAACCCACACGGCAAGGAGGGCAGAAACCGACGGTGTTAA
- the KIF19 gene encoding kinesin-like protein KIF19 isoform X2, with protein MIMKETSDSKDQQLTVALRIRPISMAELEEGATLIAHKVDGQMVVLMDPMEDPDDVLRANRSREKSYMFDVAFDFAATQEMVYRATTKGLIEGVISGYNATVFAYGPTGCGKTYTMLGTDNEPGIYVRTLNDLFHAIEETSNDMEYEVSMSYLEIYNEMIRDLLNPSLGYLDLREDSKGIIQVAGITEVSTINAKEIMQLLMKGNKQRMQEPTAANRTSSRSHAVLQVTVRQKSRVKNIMQEVRVGRLFMIDLAGSERASQTQNRGQRMKEGAHINRSLLALGNCINALSDRAGVKYVNYRDSKLTRLLKDSLGGNSRTVMIAHISPASNAFEESRSTLTYAERAKSIRTTVKRNLLNVSYHIAQYTSIIADLRSEIQRLQRKIEQQEPRPMRPDIRSIQAEVQLHGNSFERQEMDQLREQLISTFREQMDVRRHLMELENNYMEIQIESSRHLLVIADWEQEKARRAQKWREEQRKESYSKDESEKDSDTGDDLSDVPEPQEVTLAREHITALLGEQDKLHKQKAELERRFWEVRQRGHRLEEALPWRISSEEQREVLSLLCKVHELEVENTAIQSGALLKDNLIRHQERTVRRFERHHSLCHRIIHEQRQVIHESQLLVPSHLEELYQAYLHELEEGNLDRVAAIDRAAARALKETSVPKLPPLPVESILDSDQESVRTLGSEYQQPPRRDSRRNTLPPLVPETDSEASQVFKTSPRARQIKNSVVVTPPPIHVNGMISQEHVPRDSLVSLGSQRNSSPDSSDHCSDGILACGERKAIVSGTKSIAVKAARRRSRVLESDRLNLLEPTKECSRLSLHSLSESEDPLCRETPALCQPPSPSLQHAVSEDNLSSSTGETVPRRSAPRRSPGHWLQASKKGNKKLEKREESLEVKRRKRRSRSFEVTGHRLPCPKNNAARHHPLESSSEHKIMAAGGTLGTRGIGKAAVQFSRVRLLQAQPTSGPSEASSLSVTSNQTGISRKTAQVSQRPRLNYITVNGTNPHGKEGRNRRC; from the exons ATGGTGGTCCTAATGGATCCAATGGAAGATCCTGATGACGTGCTCCGCGCCAACCGGTCTCGAGAGAAATCCTATATGTTTGATGTAGCCTTTGATTTTGCTGCTACCCAG GAGATGGTCTACCGTGCCACCACCAAAGGCCTCATTGAAGGTGTCATCTCTGGCTACAATGCTACCGTTTTTGCCTATGGCCCTACTG GCTGTGGAAAGACCTATACTATGCTTGGCACAGACAACGAACCTGGCATTTATGTACGGACGCTCAATGATCTCTTCCATGCTATCGAGGAGACCAGCAATGACATGGAGTATGAAGTGTCCATGTCCTACCTGGAG ATCTACAATGAGATGATCCGGGACCTGCTCAACCCCTCCCTGGGCTACCTGGACCTGCGTGAGGATTCCAAGGGCATCATTCAAGTGGCTGGGATTACTGAGGTGTCCACCATCAATGCTAAGGAG ATAATGCAGCTGCTGATGAAAGGCAATAAGCAACGGATGCAGGAGCCAACAGCAGCCAACCGGACTTCCTCACGCTCCCATGCGGTGCTACAGGTTACCGTGCGTCAGAAGAGCCGTGTCAAGAATATTATGCAGGAGGTGCGCGTGGGCCGACTCTTCATGATTGACTTAGCTGGCTCTGAACGGGCCTCGCAG ACTCAGAACCGCGGGCAGCGAATGAAGGAGGGGGCTCACATCAACCGCTCCCTGCTGGCTCTTGGCAACTGCATCAATGCACTCAGTGACAGGGCAGGGGTCAAGTATGTCAATTATCGGGACAGTAAGCTCACCCGCCTTCTGAAG GACTCGCTGGGCGGAAACAGCCGGACAGTGATGATCGCTCACATCAGCCCTGCCAGCAATGCCTTCGAAGAGTCACGGAGCACCCTGACCTATGCCGAGCGTGCCAAGAGTATCCGCACCACG gTAAAGCGTAACCTTCTTAATGTTTCATATCACATTGCCCAGTACACGAGTATCATTGCTGACCTGCGTAGTGAAATTCAGCGGCTGCAGCGTAAGATTGAACAGCAGGAGCCACGCCCAATGCGACCTGACATACGTAGTATTCAAG CTGAAGTACAACTCCACGGTAACTCCTTTGAGAGGCAGGAGATGGATCAGCTACGAGAACAGCTGATTAGCACCTTCCGGGAGCAGATGGATGTACGGCGCCACCTCATGGAGCTGGAGAACAATTACATGGAGATCCAGATTGAGAGCTCCCGCCACCTACTCGTTATTGCTGA CTGGGAGCAGGAAAAGGCACGTCGGGCACAGAAATGGCGAGAAGAACAGAGGAAAGAGAGCTACAGCAAAGATGAAAGCGAGAAAGACTCTGACACCGGTGACGACCTCTCAGATGTGCCAGAGCCCCAGGAAGTGACACTAGCTAGGGAACACATCACCGCCCTCCTGGGAGAACAGGATAAACTTCATAAGCAGAAG gcagagctggagaggcGGTTCTGGGAAGTCCGGCAGCGAGGGCACCGGCTGGAGGAGGCTTTGCCCTGGCGCATCAGCTCAGAAGAGCAGCGAGAAGTCCTGAGCCTGCTCTGTAAGGTCCATGAGTTGGAGGTGGAGAACACAGCCATACAGTCGGGTGCCCTGCTCAAGGACAACCTCATCCGGCACCAAGAGCGAACTGTGCGCCGCTTTGAGCGCCACCACAGCCTTTGCCACCGCATAATCCACGAACAACGGCAGGTCATTCATG AGTCTCAGCTTTTGGTGCCATCTCACCTGGAAGAACTGTATCAAGCCTACCTGCATGAGCTGGAGGAAGGCAACTTGGACCGTGTTGCTGCCATTGACCGTGCAGCTGCTAGGGCCCTCAAG GAGACATCTGTGCCAaagctccccccactcccagtggAAAGTATCCTGGACTCTGACCAAGAGAGCGTAAGGACACTGGGCTCTGAGTATCAGCAGCCGCCTCGACGGGATTCACGGAGGAACACTCTCCCACCCCTTGTACCAGAGACAGACAG TGAAGCCAGCCAGGTGTTCAAGACCAGTCCACGAGCGCGGCAGATCAAGAATTCGGTGGTAGTGACACCTCCTCCTATCCATGTCAACGGCATGATCAGCCAAGAG CATGTACCCCGAGACAGCCTGGTGAGCCTGGGCAGCCAACGAAATTCCTCCCCTGACAGCAGCGATCATTGTTCTGATGGCATCCTCGCATGTGGAG AACGCAAGGCAATAGTGAGTGGCACCAAAAGCATTGCCGTGAAGGCTGCCCGACGCCGCTCCCGCGTGCTGGAGTCTGACCGACTGAACCTGCTGGAGCCAACCAAGGAGTGCAGTCGCCTTTCCCTGCACTCTCTGAGTGAGAGCGAGGACCCCTTGTGCCGGGAGACTCCTGCTCTCtgccagccccccagccccagcctgcAGCATGCTGTTAGCGAGGACAACCTCTCCAGCAGCACCGGTGAGACTGTCCCGAGAAGGAGTGCCCCCAGACGCTCTCCTGGCCACTGGCTTCAAGCTAGCAAAAAGGGAAACAAGAAACTGGAGAAGAGGGAAGAATCGCTGGAGGTGAAGAGGAGGAAGCGAAGGTCACGGTCTTTTGAGGTCACTGGCCACAGG CTCCCATGTCCAAAGAACAATGCTGCCCGCCATCATCCACTAGAAAGCAGTTCTGAGCACAAGATCATGGCAGCAGGAGGGACACTCGGCACCCGCGGCATCGGAAAAGCTGCAGTGCAGTTCTCCAGAGTGAGGCTCCTGCAGGCCCAGCCAACGTCAG GCCCCAGTGAGGCCTCTTCTCTCTCTGTCACCTCCAACCAAACTGGTATCTCCAGGAAAACGGCCCAAGTCAGCCAGCGCCCACGTCTGAACTATATCACAGTGAATGGCACCAACCCACACGGCAAGGAGGGCAGAAACCGACGGTGTTAA